The genomic region GGAGTTGAACATGCCCATGAGAGCTGTGAAGCAGAAACCAATGGCAAACATGGATTTCATCCGTACctacaaaacaaacactcaGGATTTAAAACGCATACATTTAACCATAAacacttaaattaaaatatataaggTTTGACTGGAATGATCAGCGGGCAAAATTTTGACCCGCCTCTCAACTGATTTAAGAACAAAAAATACGCTACAGTTGTTGAAATGAAAACGAAATGGTCATTCTGAAGGGTTTGTGTGGGAACTTTTTTCAGATTCAGTTGACTTTAAATGGAATGACCTCGCTAAACTACGATAACTAGACAACCCCAGTATCAGACATTAAGCCTGGGCTGCATAttaactggaaacaaaacatctcTCACCATAGACAGGTCTCTGTTGTTGTTCTTCAGCTTCTCCTCTTGCCTTTCTGCAACACAATCATTCACAAAACACTGTTATCCAGAGGAGAAGGGCCGATCATAAAAGCAGAACACCGGTTTGTTTACAGGGTTCTTACcaatcttcttcttttgttggcGTCCAGCAGATTCAGTTatggtttcctttttcttctcaaCTAGTATCAGAGAGGACAAAATTAATCTTTTAACAATCTGAAAAAAATAGCAAGTTAACAAGACAACACTTGAGTCACTTAcgttttttgctttgcttttccaCTTCAGCCTTTAGCCTCTTGTACTTTTCAGTCCGATACACTAAAACCCAGGTAATCCCTGAGGAGAAAATAcgattgtttaaataaaatttaaaaaaaattgaaaactgCCACTGAAGTTTCCAACATTTCACACTGATCAATATGTGaagtttttgcacatttctgaaacCTTTTCCTGAATCAGAAGAAATCTCTGCAGCCACAGTATCCAATAAGCTTTGGATCcttttctgtcacaccaaccctctgcattcCTCCTTCACTCTATCCATGGACCTCCTCTATGGTCCACACAGCTCAGTGACGATCAGTTCTCTTCTTAGACTAGCTTTACCAACTCCTTCCCATAGATTAATGGCATGTCTCATCAACTCTATCTCTCTGCAGTTATTACAGCTCTCCACATCACTCTTGTTGTTTAAAACTGGTAGCAGTAAACGTCTTCTCTATTCCTCAGGCATCCTCTCACTTTCTAAGATTGTGTTAAACAGTGTAGTTAAAAAGTCCACTGCCCTCTCTCCCCTCTAAACATCTCCATACTGCCACAGGTATGTCTTCTGGACTACCCATCTTTAAATTCTTTATTCTCTTCATCACTCGCTCTAATAGgctgacaaaatacaacaaaaagacTTCTACTTCTACTCTGGAATGTAAATCATACACAAATGTGGTTAAATAATGTCTTACTTCCGTATCTAAACTAAACATTTAGACAAAATTAAATtgtaacaaatattttttttatttatctttttcaaATTGTTAATGTAGATAGCGAGGAAGTCAATATTCTCCCCGAGGAAAGCGTCTCAAACGTAAGTTCAGGCTTTTATTGCGAAATTAACCGGAAGACACAAACGTTAAGCTGTATTCAGTCATTAACAAAGTACAGGtcaacaaaagcaacaaaattgCGAATTATTGAATATTAATAACATTGAAGACGTTTCCCTACCATATAATCCGGAGTAATGTAAAATTCTGAGCTATAACAGTGTTTTCTGGAGCACGGTAAAACGCCTGCCTCGACCTGTCAGACAGATTTGGCTCACCTTCGGCTAACAACGCTGTACAAATTGAGATGAAGACGATCAAAATGGTGTCTGCGAACATGGTACTCATGGTGTCAAAGTCCCGTTTTCCAGGCCGTAGAGAGGAAAAGTATTTACTTTATATCAGAAGATAAACCCTGACCACCTTCCGCTGAGCTGAGTTTCAGCTTCATACAGCCCTGTCAGCGTTACTGCAGAGGTCAGACCACGAAAAAGCACTTCCGGTTCATCCGACCGagccccaaaaaaaaaaaaaaaaaaaacaaagaaaaagaaagaaaggaaaaaatgcatatacatacacaaaaatatgtaaCAATGCAGAGAGATTTTTCTTAACCATTTTAAAAATAGTCGACACTCTTGGACATTCCCATACCACGTGGTCAAAATTGTACTTAAAGGACAGTCTTGGAGTTTTTTCTATAAAGATGCCCTTCCATGTTGCCATATTTTTTCATAACTGTCCAAATTTCTTCATACTTACctaaaatattaaatgtaacattccacCTTCCTCCATCTTGTAGCCAACTTGTTCATTTTTTTGCATCTGAATCGTGTTTGCTAATATCACACTACCCAAAactgttcatccatccattttcttcaccCTGGTAAGCTTGCCAATCAATCACaggacaaacacaaaaagagaaacaatCACTCACATTCTCACCTACAGTCAGTTTCGAATCACTAATTAATCTAGCCAACGTGCATGGTTTTAAAGCAGGAATTTCAACTCATTGTTATAACGGGTCACAAgctcactttgatcttaagagggccagaccagtgaaactcccctttctgtcagtgaaaataagtttaaataaacatttaatatcTTAATACTAAACAAGAACTATCTTAatatgagaaaaagaagagtaaTTGCAACAGTGCAACTTAGTTTTTCCGCATGctaaagaaatgctgctctcATTAATGGAAGAAAGACTATTTTGGCTTAACTTGCTAGAAATAAAAGTatgaaattacagaaaaacaatCCTGGTAGCTCATCAGATAAAAAAGAAGGTCTctgttaattcacagaaaatgccCCTTTTTTGCAGATCCAGTGTAAAAACATATGTTTCTATAGTCAATGGTGAAAGTTGAACCTTTCTGTTATTTAATTCTTTATCTATTACCAAGGGGCAGTTCcttatcagtaggaaaagctgcAAAACTTATTAGCATTCATTCAAATGTCCAAAAATTAATTActtccttcacattttctaaagacatccatccagtgggccagattTGAGCCTTTGCTAGGCCAATTCTGGCCCCAGGGCCTTATGTCTAACATCCCtattttaaagtgtggaagGATGCTTCTTCATGGGAAGAAGATGGATCGTTTGAAGGAAAACACAGGAACTTCTGATGTGAGACGAGAGAACTAACCACCATACACCACTCTACACTTTAAACAGTTTACGTTTCATCAAAAtgattgtggatttttttttgtgctgattAATCCACGTGTTCAAGGCTTAGAGTACTAGTCAGCTTACTGACATCTGTTTAACTCAAAGAAAAACAGTCCGTGTTTTTAATAATGTTAAATTGCTGCACAAGTAAaatttataaaagaaaagagaaaaaaaggaacccGCTACTACCTGTCAGCGAtttcatcatcaccatcctcaTCTTCGATTTGTTGCCCTTGAACGTCATCATCACCACCAACTTCACCGTCGCCTACACCATCATCAAATGGGAGGAGCGCGCACTCCCCCGGCGTAGAGGTACGGTGCGCGCTGCAGATGAAACATGGCAGGAGACAGCGAGACAAAGCCAGGTGACCAAGCCGAAAATGACTCAAATATTCGGCAGCCATTCCTCATCGGTGTGGCCGGAGGGACAGCCAGCGGGAAGGTTGGCTTTTATATTATAaaccctttcttcttctttttttcctttggattATTTCTTGGAGgcgtctgatttttttttttaaaatatctgttGTGTTAGATTATGCGTTTGGGATGAAGAGGGCAGGACTAAGAAATTAAACGTATTCTTCCTCGGAAAAAAGAAGTTTAGTTTAAAATCATTACTTAGTCACTCGGCCTGGTTGTTGTGTTGATCAGTAGTGAAAGTTACGCAGGCCGCAGTACTGCATGTCAAATCAGAAAACGTGCACTGTCAACACTACTGTCATTTCCCCCCCATTGAAACCAGATTGatgttcagatttcaaacttcCGTGAAGGACTCccgtattttgtttttcatgcttttttttttaaatcagagggGATGTAAAGAGTGGCGAAGATCatggaaaagaggaaaaggaggagtgAGGTTTGTCATAATTAGCATCAGCTGCGCTGGCTGCGCTGGCTGCGAGGAGTGTAAAATGCATTTGCAGACAAAGAAAGCTGAAAAAACTGACTGTTAACGCACTGTGCTGTCTGCAGCAGATGGATGCATGATTCTCACTATTGGAGGCTGCAGCTTTGATGTTATTCTTTTTATTGCGCTTTCTAAATGATTTTCTGATGTCACACAATGTATCCGCTGTTTCAAAGTCGCTTGATGTTAACTTTATCTCATTTCACTGACCTGCTTGACACTGACAATATAGACGCCTTTGGTGCCACGACAGACTAAATATGTGCTTTGGCATTCTGTATTGTGCAGCATGTTATAGGTTCCCAGTAGTTTCCAGTATTCTGTCTTGGATGATCAGAATATGCTGCACTATGGTCACATTTTGTTGCAAAGTGGATAATCACAATAAACACAGTCTCTAGGGTGAACCAGGGCTCCAGTTTATGACAGGATTGCACAGCATTTTTATACTAAATCTGAGAAAATGTCCCATATTTTGATTGGCTCAAGTTTACATAAATCAATACATCTAACAAGAAACGAGGCGCAGATCCATGAAATAACCTGAAATGATACGTAAAAGTTTTAACAGTTATTCAGGATATAAAAAGTCATTCACCGAAGCACAAAAACTATCATATAAGAACATAAAACAAGCTTCTGAAGTTGGGAAAATtgtattcaaataaaataaagtacatttgtcctttttatttaatcttCAACATGTATTTGAAGATTGGTGCTATGAGGCCCTGTTTTGGAGCACTTCTCTGTATTAGcaacatgttttgcattttcatcATACAAGCATAGTTTTTGACCTACATTTAATTAGTTGGGATTTGTTTGGCTAACTAATTTAGCCTTGTATTTCCATGAATCCAAGACTGGCATATCTCTTGACATTATTCATATGGGTGACGGTATGCTGACTTCTTAGGTGAAGGTGGTTGTGGTTCAACAGTCAGTTGTTTGTGGCTTCAACTTCCTGGTGTTATGCCTCTATTTTCCCACAGGAGTAACTGCTCACAGAACCACCTGTTCTCCCAGACATGTTATCTGAACAGGGAGTAAACTGCAGTTATTTGTTATGTGTCTGAAATGGCGTCAATGATTTCCAGTAATGGACTATGCTGTGTTTTTACATGATTAGGACGTCAAGTGTAagtaaatgttggtttcagtgcAAAAATATCAGGCCGTGTTAAATCGTGTAACGAGGATCACTTGTTTCTGATTCTTTGTTTGTGTTCAGTCGTCGGTGTGCAGTAAGATCATGGAGCTGCTGGGCCAGAACGAGATCGACCACCACCAGCGGCAAGTGGCCATCCTCAGCCAGGACTGCTTCTACAGGGCCCTGACCCCGGAACAGAAGGCTAAGGCGCTCAAGGGCCAGTTCAACTTTGACCACCCAGGTACATCGCCTCTGCATTTGTGAGTCATGCTGAGTCACTGGGCCAGAGGGGGCTCGAGCATTGAAACGTAAGCATTCATGTTCATTCATGCCAAATGTGACTTTTGGTTTTAACTACCTTGTGCTCTTTCCTTCTCTATAGATGCATTTGACAATGACCTCATAATCGCGACCCTGTGGGACATCAAGGAGGGGAAAACGGTCCACATTCCTGTTTATGACTTTGTTTCCCATTCCAGGTGACTAACTGTTCATACAGGCACAACATTAAAAGGGGTTTCAGCAGGTTTCAGCTTACACAAAGAGATCTCTGATGCAGCATCAATGGAAGCATCATAATACATAAGACATGCATTATATCTACTGTGGTGGGCAAATTGATTTTCATATCATAGTGAAATGAATGGAAGCCCATAACTGCCTGGAAGGTGGGAAAATCTGAGTGCGCTTTGTAGTAAAAGTGTTCAAATGTGAAACAGTACATGAAaagttaattatttatttatattttttttaaattgttttaaatttgagatttcatttttgttaaagttaattaaaataaagaaaaaaaaattcatttgcAACAAGACATAATTTCTTGGTTCAGTACATTCTTGGGGTGCTGCAGCTTTAATAGAATTCAAGACCTTTTTTCAGAATAACTCGCAAGCTTTTTAATCTCTCCAATCGCCATTCTTATCATTTTTCACTGCAGTGGATGCTGTTTAACcttctttctgttttaataTATGTCAGGAAAGAAGAGACCATGACACTGTACCCTGCTGACGTGGTGCTGTTTGAGGGCATCTTGATGTTCTACTCTCAGGAGATTCGAGACTTTTTCCACATGAAGCTGTTCGTGGATACGGATGCAGACACTCGTCTGTCACGGAGAGGTGACGCATGGCGAGACAAATCTGTTATGTTTATAAGCACGGGGCGGGGGGATGAACGTAACGGTTCATTGAattagctgtttttaaaatgaggtCCCGTGGTGCAGGGGGGCTGCAAAGAAGGGCTCTTGAAAATTAAAGCTAGTTTGGCATCTTAGGAAACaagcttttctgttttcctgttaaaattgcTACCATATAGCAGGTTCTTGGCTTAACCTCCAAACTAGAAGCTGGGAAAACACAGTGGGTCTGCTTATAGGTAGCTAAACAACCTACCAATAGATCAACTCAGTAATTAACtcattatcttttcttttttttcacttttttaatagaaaaaaggaagaaattatACAAAAGTGTTAAAATACTTTATGCAGTTTAAACGTTTTCTCCCTTGTCTCGTTTTCCTTCAGTGCTCCGTGACATCAGTGAACGTGGTCGGGATTTGGAAAGCGTTCTAGCCCAATACATCACCTTTGTCAAGCCTGCTTTTGAAGAGTTTTGTCTGCCGGTGAGTCCATATTCTGTTAGCACATTTGCAGATTGTCCCTGAACATGGAGTCAAAGATAAAATGTttgctcttgtttcttttttcttttttttgactttgtttaGACAAAGAAATATGCTGATGTGATAATACCGAGAGGAGTTGACAACATTGGTAAGTAGTTTTTTGGTTGTTCTGGGGGCGGGTCTGCCTGGGAAGTGCATCATAAAGACTACATTACAGattatttagaaaaacaaatctaGTGGAAGCAAATTTTGGAGACTCAACAGTGTTTATCAGCAAGGACGCAGCTGTGTTTATCTCCTTGCTGGGAATTGTGGTCTTCATACTCAGGAAGCAAGGTGAGGACAAAACAGCTTTGTCTAGTTTTAGGAAAGCTGTAAAAGAAAACTGCACTGCTCTCTGAAGATTTTGTCGTGACACACCTGCTCCGACCATTTCCCCTTGATTGCTTCTTGGTCAggttttatatgtatatgtgccGCTGTGGCTTTttaattgtaaaaatgtttcttgCCATAAATCTGCTACAACATTTGTTGATGTGGCAAAGACATGCATATAAAAACATTACAGGCTTTGGTATAATTGTGATTTTTAGATCATGAGACTTCTTTCCAGATGATCAGTAGTCTAATTTTCTACACataatatttgaaatatttgtttAGGTCTGACTTGGAACAGGAGCATTGACATACAAAGAATGGAACAACAGGCTTACTGTGGTGACTTTATTCCAGGCAGCGTTTTTCCgtctattgtccaatttttgGTGGCCCTGTGCTTGGTGTATCCTCAGTTTCCTGCTCACACGCGTGGCACTCAGTGCCATCAGTATTTTTGCCTTTCTCTGTAAACCGTAGAGATGGCTGCttaggaaaatcccagtagatcagcaatttctgaaatactcGGACCAGCCTGTCTGGGACGAACAACCACTCCACACTCGGTCACATAAATCACCTTCCTTCCCCATTCTGACCCCTGATTATATTTCAGCATGTTGCTTCGTCTCTATGTCTAAATgtgctgttgctgttgtgtagatatttgtgttaacgaGCAACTGGACAGGTGTgcttaataaagtggccagtgagtgtaattAACCCAAACATACCttaagttttaaaatgtattcttacAAGTGtcacaaaaaaataatgtgtttttgtaagaaGTAACAGACCAAGATTTCTATATAATATGGGCTGTACAAttcatttaatatatatattttaaaatatacaatttATAATATCTGCCATAGAAGCGAAATAGTGTAGCTATGGTAAACAAAGAGAcaattacatatattttttcattattttgtgccgttttattctgtaaaatagCTTAGACCTTTGATGATTAAAGATGAGCTGTAAGTTTTGGGGGTATTAACTCTTTTTGGATGATGAGTTTGTATCTCTCAGTAAAACAGAGTTACAAACTGAGACCATCTGTAACCATGTAACATCTGTCTTTCAACGCAGTTGCAATAAATCTCATCGTTCAGCACATCCAGGACATTCTGAACGGCGGTTTGACCAAACGGCTGAACGGGTGGTTCAGCGGTTATGGGACGGAGAAGAAGCAGCCGAACATAGAGTCGAGCAGTCGGCCCCACTGAAGCTCATCACTCCTTCAGGGAAGAGGAGAATGGTTTGCCTGAGTGTGCTGCTCTTCGTCATGGCTACTGCAACAAGGCAGCATAACTTCCGGGAATTCAAAAAGCCTCCTTTTGGTGCGATTCTGCTTAGACTTATTCAAATGAAAGGAGGCTTTGTGGAGCTGGTTCGCAGCAGAGGTATTCAGTTAAAATTTTCTCTTTAACTTGTGTACTGGATGACACTGATCGAGGGAGGAGTGAAAAAAGGCACTcacttttaatttcatttcaaactGCTGCTTGCCTTTAATCCAGCACGGAGCTGGAGAAACTGTCTGCAAAAAGATTCACACACTCGACAGCCTTTAACGATCCAATAAATGAAGTGAAGTGACATGCTGCTGATTCCCCGTATCAGTGCAAactaacatttttctttttcaagatctgtttaaaaatgattaaacaaaAAGCTCAGCTGAAACAACCAATTTATGCCTCAAACACCCGATGTACTACATCACCGCCAAAGATGGTCTTTGTGGACTAAATATGGAGTTTAATTTTGCATTTACCCATTTAATATTACGAAATCAGGAAAATTTATCATTTTAAGAAATTACCACAAAGTATAATTTTTCCTTGTAACTGTCAGATGCATGTTAAGATGTGTTCATTAAAAGAAGATGGACTGAACTCTAAAAGGAGATCGATTTAATATGATCTGCGTGTTCTGTTAAGGTTGTTTAATGCAGTTTCTTTTCTGTATGTTTGACTGCTCAGGTACTGTtattttcacctttaaaagctTCTTTAATGAAGACCGTTCTGTGTTGTGTTATTCTTGATGTCACAAATTGAGAGAGAAGTGCCACACGCTGCTTAGTGCTGTAGAGGCAGCAAAGATATGGAATGGCATTTTATGTCTGCGTTGTGATAAAATGCCCCAAAGAGCccttaaaagtttttttgcaagtaaaatgtgaacCTTAAATGGATTGTTTTCCTCACAGCTGAGTCCTGTAGGTTGACTCCATACCGAATGGTGTGCAGCCAGCATTAACAGTGGGTGTGCTCTGGGGCACGAGCATGTGCTCCAAATGGAAGAGGTGTCACAATAAAATGATGTTCGCTTGTGTCAGATCAACCCAGCATTAAAGTGTTGTTAATCATGAGAGAAATAATAATGCTAAAGGGAACTCCTACACCAGCAGCACCTGCCGGCACTGTGCGGATGCCATTCTGACTCAGCACTGTTTTGAAGCTCGATATTGAAATTGCCTTGTGTAAGATTGTCTCCCAAAGGAGAAAATGCCAAACATTACAATATAAACGCATGACACAGGCACACTTTAGCAAGTACAGACCTGCAGTGACATCAAAGCCTTGTTACTGCTTTTGTCTACATTAGCCATTCATAATCTGCTTAACAGACAACTGGAAGCATTGCACATTAAATCAGACATGTGGTTGTGGTAGGCTTGAATTGAGTGAGGCATGCTGTGTGTACGTCAGCAGATATTCATGTAGATTGCGTTTGTTTAACAATTTCCGATGCTGTAATTGGTGAAAAATGTACTGAGACTTCTGCAGGtagacaataaaataaaacaataaaactcagTTTGAGTTCTCACAAGATTCAGCTTAAAAACAAACGAAACATCTGAATTTAAATCACAAATGTATTTTACTTGCAAATAAAAaccctcatgtcttaactttatAAACACAGCACTTTAAGGGCTGATAGACACATTTAAGCTAAAGCTCAAATCACAATACTTTTTCCTACAACCAAGAGCATCAATATCATGTCATACATCATAGTTTCAATACttaaaatttctgttttctgaTTCACTGGACCAAAATTGAAAAGGATTATTTTGGTaaactttaaagggttaactgcTTAAAACAACTCATAATTTTTACCTGCATTTTGACACCAGGCTCATCCTGTAACGGCGATAACTTCCATGTGAAAACGGTTAAAAACAGTGAGTTAacagaaaacagctttttttttctgttagtgtAAACCATCGATGCATTTTTCTTAACTTCATATCCAATTTAGCATCATGAGAAGGCAGAAGTTCATCAGGGCTGTAATAGGGCAGAGCGTGGGGTACATGGAGAGGTGTCCGGTGTATCACAGGactcaaagttgtttttttttttttttacattttccaaatcacAATATCTGCTTTCAATGCTGCCATGTATTCAAACAATTGAGAAAGCTTTCCTGTCAGGgtttaaatgtgtatttgtaaTAACGTAtctaaaattaattttac from Astatotilapia calliptera chromosome 23, fAstCal1.2, whole genome shotgun sequence harbors:
- the tmco1 gene encoding calcium load-activated calcium channel, coding for MSTMFADTILIVFISICTALLAEGITWVLVYRTEKYKRLKAEVEKQSKKLEKKKETITESAGRQQKKKIERQEEKLKNNNRDLSMVRMKSMFAIGFCFTALMGMFNSIFDGRVVAKLPFVPLSYIQGLSHRNLLGEDYTDCSFIFLYILCTMSIRQNIQKMLGLAPSRAATKQAGGFLGPPPQAAKFS
- the uck2a gene encoding uridine-cytidine kinase 2-A, which gives rise to MAGDSETKPGDQAENDSNIRQPFLIGVAGGTASGKSSVCSKIMELLGQNEIDHHQRQVAILSQDCFYRALTPEQKAKALKGQFNFDHPDAFDNDLIIATLWDIKEGKTVHIPVYDFVSHSRKEETMTLYPADVVLFEGILMFYSQEIRDFFHMKLFVDTDADTRLSRRVLRDISERGRDLESVLAQYITFVKPAFEEFCLPTKKYADVIIPRGVDNIVAINLIVQHIQDILNGGLTKRLNGWFSGYGTEKKQPNIESSSRPH